A window of Lacibacter sediminis contains these coding sequences:
- a CDS encoding fasciclin domain-containing protein, translated as MKRNIVLAMGLIVVLAMMFSAPGCRKLKIEEATTEDVNIVGYLDKNLDSFSLFRQILDRTGNSAFLNAYGAYTVFAPTNSGVKTYLTKIGAASVDAADLNTLKDMVRLHLLEDTIYTNSFTDGKLPVITMYGQYLVTAVANSEGVSSYLINRQAIVQRSNVKVGNGIIHVVNNVLTPAIKTIAKQLEDNPNYSIFVQALKETGFFTKLNTVDSDTSKRWLTVFAESNQALADSGITSYAALKTRYSKTGNPANANDSLHIYVAYHITQGLKFLGDIISTPTHITLQPQEVISVKLIDQKVVLNEDEFNGVLEKGIILNRDKSDLAATNGVWHDAAAHFQVKYRAPSALYWDVSSFDEIKKLPAYYKKANYNFARPTEADNPIRDHYWGWGPLAGTNTLSYLYSSSSSVSNYSVNNDVNMLPMGLPSRPIWWEMKTPPIVKGKYKVWICYSWQKQSSSSNMLCQVSVNGVIMQRTMNFTEARPIGTDAELEAIGWKRYIENAGTGNRQAARQVGVIEFTTTQQQTIRITPLSGTQNNNNLDMIHFIPIDQDQILPRFRPDGTKVYL; from the coding sequence ATGAAAAGAAATATTGTTCTTGCCATGGGTTTGATCGTTGTTTTAGCAATGATGTTTTCAGCACCTGGTTGCCGGAAACTGAAGATTGAAGAAGCAACAACCGAGGATGTAAATATTGTGGGATACCTGGATAAAAACCTTGATTCATTTTCACTGTTCCGACAGATCTTAGACAGAACAGGAAACTCCGCATTCTTGAATGCATACGGAGCGTATACAGTTTTTGCCCCAACAAACAGTGGAGTGAAAACTTATCTTACAAAAATTGGCGCCGCTTCAGTTGATGCAGCTGATCTTAATACGTTGAAAGATATGGTTCGCTTGCATTTGCTTGAAGATACCATTTACACCAACTCATTTACTGATGGCAAACTGCCGGTTATTACCATGTATGGCCAATACCTTGTTACTGCAGTTGCGAACTCAGAAGGCGTATCAAGTTATTTGATCAACAGACAAGCAATTGTTCAACGCTCGAACGTGAAAGTAGGGAATGGTATCATTCATGTAGTAAATAATGTATTGACACCCGCCATTAAAACTATTGCCAAGCAACTGGAAGATAATCCTAACTATTCCATTTTTGTGCAGGCATTAAAGGAAACAGGGTTCTTTACAAAACTCAACACCGTTGACAGTGATACATCAAAGAGATGGTTAACTGTTTTTGCAGAAAGTAACCAGGCTTTGGCTGATAGCGGTATTACAAGTTATGCGGCTCTGAAAACAAGATATTCTAAAACAGGTAACCCGGCCAATGCAAACGACAGTTTGCACATTTATGTAGCTTATCATATAACACAGGGGCTTAAATTTTTGGGAGACATTATCTCTACACCAACGCATATCACATTACAACCACAGGAAGTGATCAGTGTGAAACTGATTGATCAAAAAGTTGTATTAAATGAAGATGAGTTCAATGGTGTGCTGGAAAAAGGAATTATATTAAACAGAGATAAGAGTGATCTGGCAGCTACCAATGGTGTTTGGCATGATGCTGCAGCACATTTCCAGGTGAAATACAGAGCACCTTCGGCACTTTATTGGGATGTTTCTTCTTTTGACGAGATCAAGAAATTGCCGGCTTATTACAAAAAGGCGAACTACAATTTTGCCCGACCAACTGAAGCAGACAATCCAATAAGAGATCATTACTGGGGTTGGGGACCATTGGCGGGAACAAATACATTGTCTTATCTCTATTCAAGTTCAAGTTCGGTTTCAAACTATTCAGTAAATAATGATGTAAACATGCTGCCAATGGGCTTGCCAAGCCGGCCAATATGGTGGGAAATGAAAACACCTCCTATCGTCAAAGGCAAGTATAAAGTGTGGATCTGTTACTCATGGCAAAAACAGTCATCTAGTTCAAACATGCTTTGCCAGGTTTCAGTAAATGGAGTGATCATGCAACGTACCATGAACTTTACTGAAGCAAGACCAATTGGTACTGATGCAGAACTGGAAGCCATTGGCTGGAAGCGATATATTGAAAATGCCGGTACAGGTAACAGACAGGCAGCAAGACAGGTTGGCGTTATTGAGTTTACAACCACACAACAACAAACCATCCGGATTACCCCATTGTCTGGAACGCAGAATAATAACAACCTTGATATGATTCACTTTATCCCGATCGATCAGGATCAGATATTGCCAAGATTCAGACCGGATGGAACAAAGGTTTATCTCTAA
- a CDS encoding SusC/RagA family TonB-linked outer membrane protein gives MTKTNLHKLLLTLLLSGGAVCMQELMAQQTQTVKTDSTKAKVKLPLTGVVTDAATKKPLSGVRVAVRDFSAAITDDAGEFTLNVPAYTADVEITADGFAKKQVSLKGSKSITVALLSQPASTFQDEVTLPFGKIMKRNLTAAAVGYDANSEWRRPFEITDAALQGKVSGLNVIRRSGTPGIGANLFLRGFNSLYTSNAPLVVVDGIVYDINDYGSSIIANNYTNPLALINVQDIDNYTVVKDASSIYGVKGANGAIIITTSRAKEEATAIDFGVYTSYNQAPDLMPVMNAHNYRIYLSEMLQSKGMSSSTIAALPYMNDDTASNSSYYRYHNNTNWQRNVFNNSVNQNYYLKVTGGDNIATYALSVGFSKNAGVITNTDLTRYNTRFNAKFNFSKKFTGEANLAFNYNQTNLKYQGVVEKTGALYTALTKSPFLGPNEVNEKGVLSPNLEDTDILGVSNPSALINNMQAYNRYYRFMGSYKFSYDFNKSWSASTLFGLVFDKVRENIFVPRKGVANDTLSSFVADSRLGTQVKRLFSVFSDSRIEFKKTYNLRHSFSSRLGLRYQHNKAQQDFTLGYNSATDELISVQNGINALRQTGGGIGEWNWMNTYFNADYGYRDRLFFSFNAAMDGSSRFGSQVKNGVNIGGNRYAVMPSIGAAWLLSSEGFMANTTLDLLKLRLTYSIAGNDDIGNYTGRQTYGSQNLLGMQGLVRNGIPNPAIQWETNKKLNIGVDLAFWNERINASVDIYNNKTENMLVYEPLAAATGFEKVLANSGSMKNSGIEFAVNARLVNQAKWKWDVGLMIAKNTNKVVSIPSGQMTTEYSGATILTQNSLQSTLFYGYIAKGVFSTEQDAANSGLKKKNADGSYTNFRAGDVRFFDINNDNIIDEKDRSIIGIPTPDFFGSINTRVEYGRFSLDALFTFSQGNDIFNFLRYKLESASGIENQLNSVVNRWRAEGQRTEMPKATFGDPMGNNRFSTRWIEDGSYFRLRSASITYAIPFKDKFIKNASVYLSGTNLFTLTRYTGYDPEFSASPSLFAQGIDTGLDPLYRSITLGARIGL, from the coding sequence ATGACAAAAACTAACTTACATAAACTGCTTTTAACATTGTTGCTGTCCGGGGGAGCTGTTTGCATGCAGGAATTAATGGCGCAGCAAACTCAAACTGTTAAGACAGATTCAACTAAGGCAAAAGTAAAATTGCCATTAACAGGTGTTGTTACAGATGCCGCAACAAAAAAACCACTTAGTGGTGTACGGGTTGCAGTAAGAGATTTTTCTGCTGCAATTACAGACGATGCTGGCGAATTTACATTAAACGTGCCCGCATATACTGCTGATGTTGAAATAACGGCAGATGGCTTTGCAAAAAAACAAGTGTCGTTAAAAGGAAGCAAGTCAATTACTGTTGCGTTGTTAAGCCAGCCGGCATCAACTTTCCAGGATGAAGTAACCCTTCCATTTGGCAAGATCATGAAACGCAATTTAACCGCAGCTGCTGTTGGTTATGATGCAAACAGTGAATGGCGTCGTCCGTTTGAAATTACTGATGCTGCTTTGCAAGGCAAGGTAAGTGGATTGAATGTTATACGTCGTTCAGGTACACCTGGTATTGGCGCAAATCTTTTTTTAAGAGGTTTTAATTCTCTTTATACCAGCAATGCTCCGTTAGTTGTTGTAGATGGAATTGTATACGATATCAATGATTATGGTTCAAGCATTATTGCTAACAACTATACCAATCCTCTCGCTCTGATCAATGTGCAGGATATCGATAACTACACAGTAGTAAAGGACGCATCTTCGATCTATGGTGTGAAAGGTGCAAATGGAGCTATTATCATTACAACATCAAGAGCAAAAGAAGAAGCAACCGCCATCGACTTTGGAGTGTACACCAGTTATAACCAGGCTCCTGATCTCATGCCGGTAATGAATGCCCATAATTACAGGATCTACTTAAGCGAGATGTTGCAAAGTAAAGGGATGTCGTCTTCAACTATTGCAGCATTACCTTATATGAATGATGATACTGCGTCTAATTCTTCTTACTATCGCTATCACAACAATACAAACTGGCAGCGTAATGTTTTCAACAATAGTGTCAATCAGAATTATTACCTGAAAGTAACAGGTGGTGATAATATTGCAACGTATGCATTAAGTGTGGGCTTCAGCAAAAATGCTGGTGTAATTACAAATACAGATCTTACACGGTATAATACACGCTTCAATGCTAAGTTTAACTTTTCAAAGAAATTCACCGGGGAAGCAAACCTCGCATTCAACTATAATCAAACAAATTTAAAATACCAGGGTGTAGTTGAAAAAACCGGTGCCTTATACACTGCTTTAACAAAGTCTCCATTCCTTGGCCCCAATGAAGTAAATGAAAAAGGGGTGCTTTCTCCTAACCTGGAAGATACTGATATACTTGGTGTAAGTAACCCTTCTGCATTGATCAATAATATGCAGGCTTATAACAGATACTACAGGTTTATGGGTTCTTATAAATTCAGTTACGATTTCAACAAATCATGGTCGGCATCAACTCTCTTTGGTCTGGTGTTCGATAAAGTGCGTGAAAATATTTTTGTGCCACGTAAAGGTGTAGCCAATGATACATTAAGCAGCTTTGTTGCAGACAGCCGTCTTGGTACACAGGTGAAACGTTTGTTTTCTGTATTCTCTGATTCAAGAATTGAGTTCAAAAAAACGTATAACCTGCGCCATAGCTTTTCTTCAAGATTAGGATTGCGGTACCAGCACAACAAAGCACAACAGGATTTTACTTTAGGTTACAACTCTGCTACCGATGAATTGATCAGCGTGCAAAACGGTATTAATGCATTGCGTCAAACAGGTGGTGGAATTGGCGAATGGAACTGGATGAATACTTACTTTAATGCAGATTATGGCTATAGAGATCGGTTGTTTTTCAGCTTTAATGCCGCAATGGATGGTTCTTCAAGATTTGGATCGCAAGTAAAAAATGGTGTAAATATTGGTGGTAACAGATATGCTGTAATGCCATCAATTGGTGCTGCCTGGTTACTTTCATCTGAAGGCTTTATGGCAAACACTACGCTTGATCTGTTGAAGCTTCGTCTTACTTACAGCATCGCAGGTAATGATGATATTGGCAATTATACAGGACGTCAAACATATGGATCACAAAACCTTCTAGGTATGCAGGGGCTTGTGCGTAATGGTATTCCTAACCCTGCCATCCAATGGGAAACAAACAAGAAATTAAATATAGGTGTTGACCTTGCTTTCTGGAACGAACGTATAAACGCAAGTGTTGATATATATAACAACAAAACCGAAAACATGCTGGTATACGAACCACTGGCAGCTGCAACCGGTTTTGAAAAAGTGCTTGCCAACAGTGGCAGCATGAAAAACAGCGGTATTGAATTTGCTGTAAATGCACGACTTGTTAATCAAGCTAAGTGGAAATGGGATGTAGGGTTGATGATCGCAAAAAATACAAACAAAGTGGTGTCGATCCCCAGTGGACAAATGACAACTGAATACTCTGGCGCAACCATCCTAACACAAAACTCGCTCCAGTCAACTCTCTTTTATGGTTACATCGCAAAGGGTGTTTTCAGCACTGAACAAGATGCAGCTAACTCAGGATTGAAGAAAAAAAATGCTGACGGTTCTTATACAAACTTCAGAGCGGGGGATGTTCGTTTTTTTGATATTAACAACGATAACATCATCGACGAAAAAGACAGAAGCATCATTGGTATTCCAACACCTGACTTTTTTGGAAGCATCAATACAAGAGTTGAATACGGTCGCTTTTCATTAGATGCTTTATTTACATTCTCACAGGGAAATGATATTTTCAACTTCCTGCGTTACAAACTTGAATCAGCAAGTGGAATAGAAAATCAATTGAATAGTGTTGTAAACAGATGGAGAGCAGAAGGACAAAGAACTGAAATGCCTAAAGCTACCTTTGGCGATCCGATGGGTAATAACCGTTTCAGCACACGCTGGATCGAAGATGGTTCTTATTTCCGTTTACGTAGTGCTTCCATTACTTATGCGATACCATTCAAAGATAAATTCATTAAGAATGCATCTGTATACCTCAGCGGAACCAATCTGTTTACACTGACAAGATATACAGGTTACGACCCTGAATTCAGTGCATCACCAAGCTTATTTGCACAAGGTATTGATACAGGTCTCGATCCGTTATACAGAAGTATTACACTTGGAGCACGGATAGGTTTGTAA
- a CDS encoding glycoside hydrolase family 88/105 protein encodes MKRIIVSVALLTVTAANAQVKTKPKQNDVTTPLHAMKVDYPSPYGAPSKESVKAVVDKVYNYLNAVTPAEMMNKKTGAAVTDVNALDTNTVLKQGDFRLTSYEWGVTYSAFQRAAETTGDKKYAAYVKTRYDFMAKWIPAIQNKFSWEYIRKKGLLSQPINPHALDDGGAVCASMIKAQNSGLSNNLRPIIDHLSNYVINKEYRLKDGTLARMRPQANTLWLDDLYMGVPTMAFMGKLTGETKYYDDAVNQLQLYTKRMFNKEKGVYMHGWVESMEHHPEFRWARANGWALMTMSEMLDALPETHPGRAFVLQQFKAHVNGLMQYQDGTGFWHQLLDRSDSYLETSATAIYAYCITHAINKGWIDAMTYAPTAILAWNAVSTKVNAQGQVEGTCVGTGMAFDPAFYYYRPVNVFAAHGYGPVILAGAEMYQLLSQFKFVINDSSLQLLKQ; translated from the coding sequence ATGAAAAGAATAATTGTAAGTGTGGCTTTGCTTACAGTAACAGCAGCCAATGCACAGGTTAAAACCAAGCCAAAACAAAACGATGTAACAACTCCTTTGCATGCCATGAAAGTGGACTATCCAAGTCCGTATGGTGCTCCTTCAAAGGAAAGTGTAAAAGCCGTTGTAGATAAAGTATATAACTATCTGAATGCGGTTACGCCTGCTGAGATGATGAACAAGAAAACAGGTGCGGCTGTAACCGATGTGAATGCATTGGATACAAACACTGTGTTGAAGCAAGGTGATTTTCGTTTGACCAGTTACGAATGGGGGGTTACGTATTCTGCATTTCAACGGGCTGCCGAAACAACCGGTGACAAAAAATATGCTGCGTATGTAAAAACGAGATATGATTTCATGGCGAAATGGATCCCTGCCATTCAAAATAAATTTTCGTGGGAATATATCCGAAAGAAGGGATTGTTGTCGCAGCCAATCAATCCACATGCCTTGGATGATGGAGGTGCGGTTTGTGCATCTATGATCAAAGCACAAAACAGCGGCTTAAGTAATAATCTGCGTCCAATCATCGATCATCTTTCGAATTATGTCATCAACAAAGAATACCGTTTGAAAGATGGCACACTTGCACGAATGCGTCCGCAGGCAAATACACTTTGGCTTGATGATCTGTATATGGGTGTACCTACTATGGCCTTCATGGGCAAGCTCACAGGCGAAACAAAATATTATGATGATGCAGTGAACCAGTTGCAGCTTTATACCAAACGTATGTTTAATAAAGAGAAAGGTGTGTATATGCATGGCTGGGTAGAGAGCATGGAACATCATCCGGAATTCCGTTGGGCAAGAGCAAACGGTTGGGCATTGATGACGATGAGTGAAATGCTGGATGCATTACCCGAAACACATCCCGGCAGAGCATTTGTATTGCAACAATTCAAAGCACATGTAAATGGTTTGATGCAATACCAGGATGGCACTGGCTTCTGGCATCAGTTGTTAGACAGAAGCGATTCTTATCTCGAAACATCAGCTACAGCAATTTATGCGTATTGCATTACCCATGCTATCAACAAAGGATGGATTGATGCAATGACGTATGCACCAACAGCCATTCTTGCATGGAATGCAGTAAGCACAAAAGTAAATGCACAGGGACAGGTAGAAGGCACCTGTGTTGGTACAGGTATGGCTTTTGATCCTGCGTTTTATTATTACCGCCCGGTGAATGTGTTTGCTGCACATGGATATGGCCCGGTGATTCTGGCAGGCGCTGAAATGTATCAATTATTAAGTCAGTTCAAATTTGTGATCAACGACAGTTCACTGCAACTGTTGAAACAATAA
- a CDS encoding RagB/SusD family nutrient uptake outer membrane protein — protein MKKNIILSYLLFFVFAVSFTGCKKWLALKPQDGIVKEEFWKTKEQVQASVVGIYSSMMEYSTGSYGNVNYVPSMAELLFIWGEGRADHVANATASSPDDIALINVNIQPTNVNANWRPFYRTINFCNTVIEKAPEVLANDNTFTQAQLDQYLSEALTIRALMYFYLVRTFGDVPLKTDATLSDENITPIPKSPKADVFAQIVTDLKLAESKAVTTYGNVASDKGRVTVYTVNAILADVYLWMEKYTESIAACDKIINSGKFGLIRGATKNGPVVEYNEDWFNTLYYNGNSNEGIFELQYSQQRLNPYFPIFSSSISARRWTAIPDLMDRVFTVDFADPNNYDMRGDGGSVRAATSTVWKYVGASATGLRSIDQSYAHWFFYRYADILLMKAEALNEQGMGQDALDIVYQVRERANALDATDLMPAANDKNLIQDFIIEERGREFCFEGKRWYDVLRNAKRNNYQRIGILLSMVAISAPSNLQQSAQAKFKDINSHYLPIYLYEIQTNKQLVQNPFYK, from the coding sequence ATGAAAAAGAATATCATACTATCTTATTTACTGTTTTTTGTTTTCGCCGTGAGTTTTACGGGTTGTAAAAAGTGGCTGGCATTAAAGCCGCAGGATGGAATTGTGAAGGAAGAATTCTGGAAAACCAAAGAACAGGTTCAGGCATCTGTGGTTGGCATATACTCATCTATGATGGAGTACTCAACCGGATCATATGGAAATGTTAACTATGTTCCTTCAATGGCCGAGTTATTGTTTATTTGGGGAGAAGGCAGGGCTGATCATGTTGCTAATGCCACAGCTTCAAGCCCGGATGACATTGCACTGATCAATGTAAATATTCAACCAACCAATGTAAATGCAAACTGGCGCCCTTTTTACCGTACCATCAATTTCTGTAACACTGTAATTGAAAAGGCTCCGGAAGTACTTGCTAATGATAATACATTTACACAGGCACAACTTGATCAATACCTGAGCGAAGCATTAACCATCAGGGCGTTGATGTATTTCTATCTTGTTAGAACATTTGGCGATGTGCCGTTAAAAACGGATGCTACATTAAGTGATGAGAATATCACGCCTATTCCTAAATCACCAAAGGCAGATGTTTTCGCTCAGATCGTAACAGATCTGAAACTGGCCGAATCAAAAGCGGTTACTACATATGGTAATGTTGCTTCTGATAAAGGAAGAGTAACTGTTTACACGGTGAATGCTATTCTTGCAGATGTTTATCTCTGGATGGAAAAGTATACAGAAAGTATTGCTGCATGCGACAAGATCATCAATTCCGGAAAGTTTGGTTTAATAAGAGGCGCTACAAAAAATGGCCCGGTAGTGGAATACAATGAAGATTGGTTCAATACACTTTATTACAACGGCAATTCCAATGAGGGGATATTTGAATTGCAATATAGTCAACAACGTCTTAATCCATATTTTCCGATTTTTTCTTCAAGCATAAGTGCAAGAAGATGGACAGCCATTCCTGATCTTATGGACAGAGTGTTTACGGTTGATTTTGCCGATCCGAATAATTATGACATGCGTGGCGATGGTGGCTCTGTAAGGGCTGCAACATCAACTGTGTGGAAATACGTAGGTGCATCAGCAACCGGGTTACGTTCTATCGATCAGAGTTATGCTCATTGGTTCTTTTATCGTTATGCAGATATTTTATTGATGAAAGCCGAAGCGCTTAATGAACAGGGTATGGGGCAGGATGCTTTGGATATTGTTTACCAGGTTCGTGAAAGAGCAAACGCTCTTGATGCAACAGACCTGATGCCTGCAGCGAATGACAAAAACCTGATCCAGGATTTTATCATCGAAGAACGTGGAAGAGAATTTTGCTTTGAAGGTAAACGTTGGTATGATGTACTTCGCAATGCAAAACGCAACAATTATCAGCGTATTGGTATCCTGCTTAGTATGGTAGCTATCAGTGCTCCTTCCAATCTTCAGCAATCGGCACAAGCGAAATTTAAAGATATCAATAGTCATTACTTGCCGATCTATCTCTACGAGATACAAACAAATAAACAGTTAGTACAAAATCCATTTTATAAATAA
- a CDS encoding fasciclin domain-containing protein — MKSRYKSLLLVALGTMLLYGCSKVKEERNAITDESLKITLFELVNANPDLSTFAKYLVQTGYDKVLNSSKSFTVYAPVNSALATLDPAIVNDAAKLKLFVGNHIAGQLYRTADVPVLTRVGMLNSKYNNLKGTQIGDAVIKNADKYAANGLLQVIDKFLPALDNSWEVLSTSADIPLKQKAFMLSLFRNVFDTSNAIIIGVHPTTGEPIYQPGTDSVYTNLFWNRVHDLKNEQKQYTLFVLTDAAWDSEVTKFKPYYVVTNNADSNTLVTSWNVVKDFAVDTLYGNPSAIPDTITSEFGTKLPVERSAIVKTIKTSNGIVYIMSKMNVLPASKMKTILIEGESYTSTNVDRRGNTYFRDRINTLTGKDFRDVLVLGHNSSGFNIRYELKEIPSIKYKAYWMAYNDFQTATYTQKLAIGTVASATFAMTNVVALNFNEIYLGEFTMSQYAPLYNIYLVANGTNPIVCDYIKLVPSL; from the coding sequence ATGAAGAGCAGGTATAAAAGTTTGTTACTGGTTGCTTTGGGAACGATGCTGCTTTATGGTTGCAGTAAAGTAAAAGAAGAGCGCAATGCCATAACGGATGAATCATTAAAGATCACGTTGTTTGAATTGGTGAATGCCAACCCAGATCTGAGCACATTCGCAAAATATCTTGTGCAAACAGGATATGATAAAGTATTGAATTCTTCAAAAAGTTTTACAGTGTATGCTCCGGTTAACAGTGCGTTGGCCACATTAGATCCGGCGATTGTTAACGATGCCGCAAAGCTGAAATTATTTGTAGGTAACCATATTGCAGGGCAGCTTTACCGTACAGCCGATGTTCCTGTTCTCACAAGGGTCGGTATGTTGAACAGCAAGTACAACAATCTGAAGGGCACACAAATTGGTGATGCTGTGATTAAGAATGCTGATAAATATGCCGCAAACGGATTGTTACAGGTAATTGACAAATTTCTTCCTGCTTTGGATAACAGTTGGGAAGTACTTTCAACAAGTGCAGATATACCGTTGAAGCAGAAAGCATTCATGCTGTCGCTTTTCAGAAATGTATTTGACACAAGCAATGCAATTATTATTGGTGTTCATCCAACTACAGGCGAACCTATTTATCAACCAGGTACCGATTCAGTATACACGAATCTTTTCTGGAATCGTGTACATGATCTTAAAAACGAACAGAAGCAGTATACTTTGTTTGTACTCACAGACGCAGCATGGGATTCGGAGGTAACAAAGTTTAAACCTTACTATGTTGTTACGAATAATGCAGACAGTAATACTCTGGTTACAAGCTGGAATGTGGTGAAAGATTTTGCCGTTGACACTTTGTACGGCAATCCTTCTGCAATTCCTGATACTATTACATCAGAGTTTGGAACGAAGCTTCCTGTTGAGCGTTCGGCTATTGTAAAAACGATCAAGACAAGCAATGGCATTGTTTACATCATGAGCAAAATGAATGTACTCCCTGCTTCAAAAATGAAAACAATTCTGATAGAAGGTGAAAGTTATACCTCTACCAATGTAGACAGGAGAGGAAATACCTATTTCCGTGATCGTATTAATACACTCACCGGTAAAGATTTTCGTGATGTACTTGTTTTGGGTCATAACTCCAGCGGTTTTAACATTCGTTACGAGTTAAAAGAAATACCCTCTATAAAATACAAGGCATATTGGATGGCTTACAACGATTTTCAAACAGCGACATATACACAAAAACTGGCTATTGGTACGGTTGCCTCAGCAACTTTTGCAATGACGAATGTTGTTGCACTCAACTTCAACGAAATATATCTCGGTGAATTTACAATGAGTCAATATGCGCCTTTGTATAATATTTATTTAGTTGCAAATGGAACCAATCCAATTGTATGCGATTACATTAAACTCGTACCAAGCTTATAA
- a CDS encoding RagB/SusD family nutrient uptake outer membrane protein, with translation MKKIKLIKSVLFATLLLSFAGCKKVFDIKPEEQLDESNAYQNVYDADAAVVGIYGKFMGLAEQYVVLNELRADLLDVTVNSNESLRQLSTHSVTENNPYASPKPFYELILNCNDVLEHFKVMVAEKKMTEDQFNQRYSDVGALRSFVYLQLGIHFGSVPYITSALKNVDEVKNAGNFPRIPFNLLLDSLVNFTEALPFKDVYPTGTNLNITVDGFPTEKFYINKRCLLGDLYLWKNDFVKAATYYRQVMEVATTGTAGENYYSQYKMGWWGTGAAPHYVSYTRAGDASSLIYNDGWRTMFENTWTSDGFRREWIWALPFDSKFKPDNSLIKLFSPIGGNYLVRPSQEIYDMWDGETQRVAQGGSIPYDARKLLSTMTIGGQPVAMKYLYNYIGWNTASALNPLQKNGKWFLYRQTHLHMRFSEAANRAGKHLLAWGLWNGGIRSAYPNPISDVSLYHNTLWEPYPFNFDARNSDNSVPYFRADWYRNLGVRGRANMINVAIPASDSLLSIESGIIKEGALENAFEGTRWADLLRIAIRRNDPAFIADKVYNKLIKSGISSGAASTARAKLMTKDYYLPFKW, from the coding sequence ATGAAGAAAATAAAGTTGATAAAATCTGTTTTGTTTGCAACGCTGCTGTTGAGTTTTGCCGGTTGTAAAAAAGTGTTTGATATAAAGCCGGAAGAGCAGCTCGATGAAAGCAATGCTTACCAGAACGTGTACGATGCTGATGCAGCAGTGGTAGGTATTTACGGAAAGTTCATGGGACTGGCCGAGCAATATGTTGTATTAAATGAATTACGTGCCGATTTGCTTGATGTAACAGTTAATTCAAATGAAAGTCTTCGTCAGTTAAGTACACATAGTGTAACGGAGAACAATCCATATGCAAGTCCGAAGCCTTTTTATGAATTGATCCTCAACTGTAATGATGTACTTGAGCATTTTAAAGTAATGGTTGCTGAAAAGAAAATGACGGAAGATCAGTTTAACCAACGCTATTCAGATGTTGGCGCATTACGTTCATTTGTTTATCTGCAACTGGGCATTCATTTTGGATCTGTGCCTTATATAACAAGTGCTTTGAAAAATGTTGACGAAGTAAAGAATGCCGGCAATTTCCCCCGTATTCCGTTTAATTTATTGCTTGACAGCTTGGTTAATTTTACAGAGGCGCTTCCATTTAAAGATGTTTACCCAACAGGTACTAATCTTAATATTACAGTAGATGGTTTCCCAACAGAAAAATTTTACATCAATAAACGTTGCCTGTTAGGCGATTTGTATTTGTGGAAAAATGACTTTGTAAAGGCAGCTACATATTACAGACAAGTAATGGAAGTAGCAACCACCGGCACAGCAGGAGAAAACTATTACTCTCAATATAAAATGGGCTGGTGGGGCACTGGTGCTGCACCTCACTATGTTTCCTATACAAGAGCTGGTGATGCTTCAAGTTTAATTTATAATGATGGATGGCGTACCATGTTTGAAAATACGTGGACATCCGATGGTTTCCGCCGTGAATGGATCTGGGCATTACCTTTTGACAGCAAATTCAAACCCGATAATTCGCTGATTAAATTATTCTCCCCGATAGGTGGAAATTATCTTGTACGCCCTTCACAGGAAATATATGACATGTGGGATGGCGAAACGCAACGTGTTGCTCAAGGAGGTTCTATTCCTTACGATGCTCGTAAATTATTAAGTACAATGACAATTGGTGGCCAACCTGTTGCCATGAAGTATTTGTACAATTACATTGGTTGGAATACTGCGTCCGCTTTAAATCCATTGCAGAAAAATGGCAAATGGTTCCTGTATCGCCAAACACACCTGCACATGCGTTTTTCTGAAGCAGCAAACAGGGCGGGAAAACATTTATTAGCCTGGGGCTTATGGAATGGTGGTATTCGTAGTGCCTATCCTAACCCAATTTCTGATGTAAGTCTTTATCATAACACATTATGGGAACCGTACCCTTTCAATTTCGATGCAAGAAACAGTGATAATAGTGTGCCTTATTTCCGTGCCGACTGGTATCGTAATCTTGGAGTACGTGGCAGAGCAAATATGATCAACGTAGCTATTCCAGCTTCAGATAGCCTGTTAAGTATTGAAAGTGGCATCATTAAAGAAGGTGCATTAGAAAACGCATTTGAAGGGACAAGATGGGCTGATTTATTACGTATTGCTATCCGTAGAAACGATCCTGCATTTATTGCAGATAAAGTATATAACAAACTGATCAAATCAGGGATCTCATCAGGAGCTGCTTCAACAGCAAGAGCAAAACTGATGACAAAAGATTATTACCTGCCATTTAAATGGTAA